Proteins from one Planctomyces sp. SH-PL62 genomic window:
- a CDS encoding TMEM14 family protein, whose translation MIHSAQILLAVYIAFLGAGGIVGYKKVGSRASLIAGNTSAVLCLAALLYSLLVDAERGLQAAAILALVLTIYFNYRFVAKTRRFMPSGLLAFISLGVFTWLLITVL comes from the coding sequence ATGATCCATTCCGCCCAGATCCTCCTGGCCGTCTACATCGCCTTCCTCGGCGCCGGCGGGATCGTGGGGTACAAGAAGGTGGGCAGCCGGGCGTCGCTGATCGCCGGGAACACCAGCGCGGTGCTCTGCCTGGCCGCCCTGCTCTACTCGCTCCTCGTCGACGCCGAGCGCGGGCTCCAGGCGGCCGCCATCCTCGCCCTGGTCTTGACGATCTATTTCAACTACCGCTTCGTGGCCAAGACGCGGCGGTTCATGCCCTCCGGCCTCCTGGCCTTCATCAGCCTGGGCGTCTTCACCTGGCTCCTCATCACCGTCCTCTGA
- a CDS encoding DUF1549 domain-containing protein: MNEGTVDHRRGSGRWATLAAAGWLGLAAVAIAEDPPAPAAEARPGVKAEADKPPDAQAAKEVVQAAVKKKRAKPAPAQPPKRPERKVVAPTMTSADLDALVAARLAGNSPGVKPAPATGDLEFVRRIYLDVTGVVPTPVQVRDFLQDESATRRADLIDELLATPDYARNWSRYWREVVQFRASNANAQQVRYDLLEDWLADQFSRNRPWDEIAVALLTAQGRTDENGAASFAAAHTASPVQLAGEASRVFLGVQIQCAECHDHKTDSWKREQFHELAAFFAGGRVRRVVKPSPGVRAAFAVEQAPRARYAMPDLSDPAKTIPVKPRFFLASSGSGTAERVPDGLSPAQLRELAASYITGQDNPWFARAYINRIWTVLMGEGFYDLIDDIGPEREVHGQEILFPLADQWREGGYDVRWLFRTLLNTQAYQRRARPASSPAGRTQLAAACASRLRSDQIFESLAVALDLPTGSDPAPNGSPRKADGTPLKPVKASAKAKNVKKAAEAAGLAGAAGKGPARGTLRNPFNKLFGVDPSTLPDEVLGTIPQALFLMNGPIVHNRTQARPGTPLGAILARSTGDREALDALYMLVLSRRPNAREVEVCGAYMAKAGDRKEAFEDVYWSLVNSTEFLSRR; the protein is encoded by the coding sequence ATGAATGAGGGGACCGTCGATCATCGCCGAGGATCCGGGAGGTGGGCGACGCTCGCGGCGGCCGGCTGGCTCGGCCTCGCAGCCGTCGCCATCGCCGAGGACCCTCCCGCGCCCGCCGCCGAGGCCAGGCCGGGCGTGAAGGCCGAGGCCGACAAGCCCCCGGACGCCCAGGCCGCGAAAGAGGTCGTCCAGGCGGCGGTGAAGAAGAAAAGGGCCAAGCCCGCGCCGGCCCAGCCCCCGAAACGGCCCGAGCGGAAGGTCGTCGCCCCGACGATGACCTCGGCCGACCTCGACGCCCTCGTCGCGGCCCGGCTCGCCGGGAACAGCCCGGGGGTCAAGCCGGCCCCGGCGACCGGCGACCTCGAGTTCGTCCGCCGGATCTACCTCGACGTGACCGGCGTCGTCCCCACCCCGGTCCAGGTCCGCGACTTCCTCCAGGACGAGTCGGCGACCCGGCGGGCCGACCTGATCGACGAACTCCTGGCGACTCCCGACTACGCCCGCAACTGGTCGCGCTACTGGCGCGAGGTGGTCCAGTTCCGGGCCTCGAACGCGAACGCCCAGCAGGTCCGCTACGACCTTCTGGAAGACTGGCTCGCCGACCAGTTCTCGCGGAACCGCCCCTGGGACGAGATCGCCGTCGCCCTGCTCACGGCCCAGGGCCGGACCGACGAGAACGGGGCCGCCAGCTTCGCGGCGGCGCACACGGCGTCGCCCGTGCAGCTCGCGGGCGAGGCCTCGCGGGTCTTCCTGGGCGTGCAGATCCAGTGCGCCGAGTGCCACGACCACAAGACCGACTCCTGGAAGCGAGAACAGTTCCACGAGCTGGCGGCGTTCTTCGCCGGCGGCCGGGTGCGGCGGGTGGTCAAGCCCTCGCCGGGCGTGCGCGCCGCCTTCGCCGTCGAACAGGCCCCCCGCGCCCGATACGCCATGCCCGACCTGAGCGACCCGGCCAAGACCATCCCCGTCAAGCCTCGGTTCTTCCTCGCGTCCTCGGGATCGGGGACGGCCGAGCGCGTCCCCGACGGCCTCTCCCCCGCGCAGCTTCGCGAGTTGGCCGCGTCGTACATCACCGGCCAGGACAACCCCTGGTTCGCCCGCGCCTACATCAACCGGATCTGGACCGTCCTGATGGGCGAGGGCTTCTACGACCTCATCGACGACATCGGCCCCGAGCGCGAGGTCCACGGCCAGGAGATTCTCTTCCCGTTGGCCGACCAGTGGCGCGAAGGGGGGTACGACGTCCGCTGGCTGTTCCGCACCCTCCTGAACACCCAGGCCTACCAGCGGCGGGCGCGTCCGGCCTCCTCGCCGGCGGGCCGCACCCAGCTCGCCGCCGCCTGCGCCAGCCGACTCCGCTCCGACCAGATCTTCGAATCGCTGGCCGTGGCGCTCGACCTGCCGACCGGCTCCGACCCGGCCCCGAACGGGTCGCCCCGGAAGGCCGACGGCACGCCGCTCAAGCCGGTGAAGGCGTCGGCGAAGGCCAAGAACGTCAAGAAGGCCGCCGAGGCCGCCGGGCTGGCCGGGGCCGCCGGCAAGGGGCCCGCTCGCGGCACCCTCCGCAACCCGTTCAACAAACTGTTCGGCGTCGACCCCTCCACGCTCCCCGACGAGGTCCTCGGCACCATCCCCCAGGCCCTCTTCCTCATGAACGGGCCGATCGTCCACAACCGCACCCAGGCCCGTCCGGGGACCCCCCTGGGAGCGATCCTGGCGCGGTCGACGGGGGATCGCGAGGCGCTCGACGCCCTCTACATGCTCGTCCTCTCGCGGCGGCCGAACGCCAGGGAGGTCGAGGTCTGCGGCGCGTACATGGCGAAGGCCGGCGACCGCAAGGAGGCGTTCGAGGACGTCTACTGGAGCCTCGTGAATTCGACCGAGTTCCTCTCGCGACGCTGA
- a CDS encoding DUF1501 domain-containing protein produces MRTDSNIVQVAMNRHGVLGRRGFLRSLGLGAAGLLGGAAPLGLTDLLTLRADELRKRQTACILLWMSGGPSQLETFDPKPGTDHGGETKAIETAAPGISIAQGWEKTAAAMKDVALIRSMTNKEGNHQRADYQLHTGYTPTATLKHPGLGSIAAAELGDSGFDLPHMVAIGGPTVGAGFLGAEYEPFVVPNVQRPPDNVQARVPVDRFRRRLGLLNRLEKVGFEQAGGADRVRDHRALYTQTSKMVLSPRMKAFDLDQESAEVRDAYGRTPFGQGCLLARRLVESGVTFVEVRCGGWDTHAQNNDRVGKLAGQVDPGFATLINDLKGRGMLDRTLIVWMGEFGRTPKINATAGRDHFPRVFNVALAGGGVKGGQVIGASGPDGTEVKDRPVTVPDLMSTICHSLGIDADKENQTAIGRPMRIVDGGKPVAELFG; encoded by the coding sequence ATGCGCACCGATTCGAACATCGTCCAGGTGGCCATGAATCGCCACGGGGTCCTCGGCCGTCGCGGGTTCCTCCGGAGCCTGGGGCTCGGGGCCGCGGGGCTCCTGGGCGGGGCGGCTCCGCTCGGCCTCACCGACCTGCTGACCCTCCGCGCCGACGAGCTGCGCAAGCGGCAGACCGCCTGCATCCTGCTCTGGATGTCCGGCGGCCCGAGCCAGTTGGAAACGTTCGACCCCAAGCCGGGCACCGACCACGGCGGGGAGACGAAGGCCATCGAGACCGCCGCGCCGGGGATCTCCATCGCCCAGGGGTGGGAGAAGACGGCCGCCGCCATGAAGGACGTCGCCCTGATCCGGTCGATGACCAACAAGGAGGGGAACCACCAGCGGGCCGACTATCAGCTCCACACCGGCTACACCCCGACGGCCACGCTCAAGCACCCGGGCCTCGGCTCCATCGCCGCGGCCGAACTGGGCGACTCCGGCTTCGACCTCCCCCACATGGTCGCCATCGGCGGGCCCACCGTCGGCGCGGGGTTCCTCGGCGCCGAGTACGAGCCGTTCGTCGTCCCCAACGTCCAGCGCCCTCCCGACAACGTCCAGGCCCGCGTCCCCGTCGACCGCTTCCGGCGTCGGCTGGGCCTTTTGAATCGGCTGGAGAAGGTGGGCTTCGAGCAGGCCGGCGGCGCCGACCGCGTCCGCGACCATCGCGCCCTGTACACCCAGACCTCCAAGATGGTCCTCTCCCCCCGGATGAAGGCGTTCGACCTGGACCAGGAGAGCGCCGAGGTCCGCGACGCCTACGGCCGGACCCCGTTCGGCCAGGGCTGCCTCCTCGCCCGGCGGCTGGTCGAGTCGGGCGTGACGTTCGTCGAGGTCCGCTGCGGCGGCTGGGACACCCACGCCCAGAACAACGACCGAGTCGGCAAGCTGGCCGGCCAGGTCGATCCCGGCTTCGCGACCCTGATCAACGACCTCAAGGGGCGCGGGATGCTCGACCGCACCTTGATCGTCTGGATGGGCGAATTCGGCCGGACCCCCAAGATCAACGCCACCGCCGGACGCGACCACTTCCCCCGCGTCTTCAACGTCGCGCTCGCAGGCGGCGGCGTCAAGGGGGGCCAGGTCATCGGCGCCTCCGGCCCCGACGGGACCGAGGTCAAGGACCGCCCCGTCACCGTCCCCGACCTGATGTCCACCATCTGCCACTCCCTCGGCATCGACGCCGACAAGGAGAATCAGACCGCCATCGGCCGCCCCATGCGGATCGTCGACGGCGGCAAGCCGGTGGCCGAACTCTTCGGCTGA
- a CDS encoding Tex-like N-terminal domain-containing protein, whose protein sequence is MDNPIQVDLGRIAQDLQIRRVQVESVVQLLDEANTVPFITRYRKERTGNLNEVVIREIQIRIQRLRELAERKETILKTIDKQGKLTPELDAAIRSAENLKRLEDLYLPFKPKKRTKASEAREKGLEPLAARIWNRDETLTDLIAAAQEFVDAEKGLDTPEKVLEGVRYILAEAISEMAAVREAVRKAVWKTGKLVTSKGEVPEGQGLEYRDYFEYSEPVAQVPPHRVLAINRGDKEGPLKVKLEVSRPDLEAAFFGQLPLEGHPQADAFHASAVDALERLILPSMEREVRHDLTETAEKHAVDVFARNLRSLLLQPPIPKQVVLAIDPGLRSGCKVAVLDPNGGLLEQGIIYPHAPQGRRSEAKVFLKDLVAKHQVNVVAIGNGTACRETEELVAEIIAEGHEFSTDPEARAAAEAAVAAAIAAAPPRRETQREREPQAAATETVGEPVAEAPAEDGAEHQAHPVEHEVETGAEVAAETEVAAETEVAAVSESSSVEAPASAASEPSAPEEAPAPIAEAEASPFTVPDDFQAEGEEEEELPPISGGAPDSITPETETGEPAQPASHEHQAHPAAEAAAPVETAAPEPTASVETPASTEVAAEPTASPESPAEAAAETPAPSEAEAPAEATAETPAADATVETPAAAEGGQSKSGRSEGGSRGEGRRGKNRGSRSRNQQPPPQLPPAPHEADALLAQLAYVIVNEAGASVYSASPIGREELPEFDATLRSAISIGRRLQDPLSELVKIEPQNIGVGLYQHDVSPKQLKESLDAVIASCVNFVGVDLNTASVPLLRYVSGLNQLTARRIADRRTEKGPFTSRDELIEVDGVGPATFTQAAGFLKIGDGPHPLDRTWVHPESYAAATRLLEKFEYAPDVVRDKEKLPELRAKLAEVDVPALAAELEIGEPTLKDIIEALGRPERDPRDDLPKPIFKKGVLKLEDLTAGMELKGTVLNVVDFGAFVDIGLKDSGLVHISQLANRYIKSPHDVVSVGDVVTVWVMSVDQDRKRVSLTMVKPGTERHRGPGGPSGGGRRGEGAPQGQGGEGQGRRGRGPRPSPSNLTAPPWAPRRSIPDRKGAIRARAGSDPAAPDDLPVRAAIAPAAAPARGAAVLAPAAAAPTDATAVASAARGRTRAPRGRSRRDRPGRPPLPRRSRRTP, encoded by the coding sequence ATGGACAACCCGATTCAGGTCGACCTGGGCCGAATCGCGCAAGACTTGCAGATCCGGCGCGTTCAGGTGGAAAGCGTCGTCCAGTTGCTGGACGAAGCCAACACCGTCCCGTTCATCACGCGCTATAGGAAAGAGCGGACCGGCAACCTCAATGAGGTTGTGATCCGCGAGATCCAGATCCGCATCCAAAGGCTTCGCGAGCTCGCCGAGCGTAAAGAAACGATCCTCAAGACGATCGACAAGCAGGGGAAGCTCACCCCCGAGCTCGACGCCGCCATCCGATCGGCCGAGAACCTCAAGCGGCTGGAAGACCTCTATCTGCCGTTCAAGCCCAAGAAGCGGACCAAGGCTTCGGAGGCGCGCGAGAAGGGCCTGGAGCCCCTGGCCGCCCGGATCTGGAACCGCGACGAGACCCTGACCGACCTCATCGCCGCCGCCCAGGAATTCGTCGACGCCGAGAAGGGCCTCGACACCCCCGAGAAGGTCCTCGAAGGGGTCCGGTACATCCTCGCCGAGGCGATCAGCGAGATGGCCGCCGTCCGCGAGGCCGTCCGCAAGGCCGTCTGGAAGACCGGCAAGCTCGTGACCTCCAAGGGCGAGGTCCCCGAGGGCCAGGGCCTGGAATATCGCGACTACTTCGAGTACAGCGAGCCCGTCGCCCAGGTCCCGCCGCACCGCGTGCTGGCGATCAACCGAGGGGACAAGGAAGGCCCGCTCAAGGTCAAGCTCGAAGTCTCGCGGCCCGACCTGGAAGCCGCGTTCTTCGGCCAGCTCCCGCTCGAAGGCCATCCCCAGGCCGACGCCTTCCACGCCTCCGCCGTCGACGCGCTCGAACGGCTGATCCTGCCGAGCATGGAACGCGAGGTCCGGCACGACCTGACCGAGACCGCCGAGAAGCACGCGGTCGACGTCTTCGCCCGCAACCTCCGCAGCCTGCTGCTCCAGCCCCCCATCCCCAAGCAGGTCGTGCTGGCGATCGACCCGGGCCTCCGCTCCGGGTGCAAGGTCGCGGTGCTCGACCCCAACGGCGGCCTGCTGGAGCAAGGGATCATCTATCCCCACGCCCCCCAGGGACGCCGCTCCGAGGCCAAGGTGTTCCTCAAGGATCTGGTGGCGAAGCATCAGGTGAACGTCGTCGCCATCGGCAACGGCACCGCCTGTCGCGAGACCGAGGAACTGGTCGCCGAGATCATCGCCGAAGGGCATGAGTTCAGCACCGACCCCGAAGCCCGCGCCGCCGCCGAGGCCGCCGTCGCCGCCGCGATCGCCGCCGCACCCCCGCGTCGCGAGACCCAGAGGGAACGCGAGCCGCAGGCCGCCGCGACCGAGACTGTCGGCGAGCCCGTCGCCGAGGCCCCGGCCGAGGACGGCGCCGAGCATCAGGCCCACCCCGTCGAGCATGAGGTTGAAACGGGAGCCGAAGTCGCAGCCGAAACCGAGGTGGCGGCCGAAACCGAGGTCGCGGCCGTGAGCGAGTCCTCCTCGGTCGAAGCCCCCGCGTCGGCCGCGAGCGAACCCTCCGCGCCCGAAGAGGCCCCCGCCCCGATCGCCGAGGCCGAGGCGTCCCCCTTCACGGTCCCGGACGATTTCCAGGCCGAGGGTGAGGAAGAGGAAGAGCTGCCGCCCATCTCCGGCGGCGCCCCGGACTCGATCACCCCCGAAACCGAGACCGGCGAGCCGGCGCAGCCCGCCTCTCACGAGCACCAGGCCCATCCCGCGGCCGAGGCGGCGGCCCCCGTCGAAACTGCGGCGCCCGAGCCGACGGCCTCCGTCGAGACTCCGGCGAGCACCGAGGTCGCGGCCGAGCCGACCGCGAGCCCCGAGTCGCCCGCCGAGGCCGCGGCCGAAACGCCCGCGCCCTCTGAAGCTGAAGCGCCCGCCGAGGCCACGGCCGAGACGCCGGCGGCCGACGCGACCGTCGAAACTCCGGCCGCCGCCGAGGGGGGCCAGTCGAAGTCGGGCCGCTCCGAAGGAGGCTCCCGGGGCGAAGGCCGTCGCGGCAAGAACCGCGGGTCGCGCTCCCGAAACCAGCAGCCCCCGCCGCAGTTGCCCCCCGCGCCCCACGAGGCCGACGCCCTGCTGGCCCAGCTCGCCTACGTGATCGTCAACGAGGCCGGCGCCAGCGTCTATTCGGCCAGCCCGATCGGACGCGAGGAACTGCCCGAGTTCGACGCCACGCTCCGCAGCGCCATCTCGATCGGCCGTCGGCTCCAGGACCCGCTCTCCGAGCTGGTCAAGATCGAGCCCCAGAACATCGGCGTCGGCCTTTACCAGCACGACGTCAGCCCCAAGCAGCTCAAGGAGTCGCTCGACGCGGTCATCGCCAGCTGCGTGAACTTCGTCGGCGTGGACCTCAACACCGCGAGCGTCCCCCTGCTCCGCTACGTGTCGGGCCTCAACCAGCTCACGGCCCGTCGGATCGCCGATCGGCGCACGGAGAAGGGCCCGTTCACCAGCCGCGACGAGCTGATCGAGGTCGACGGGGTCGGTCCGGCGACCTTCACCCAGGCCGCCGGCTTCCTCAAGATCGGCGACGGCCCCCATCCGCTCGACCGGACGTGGGTCCACCCCGAGAGTTACGCCGCCGCGACCCGGCTGCTCGAGAAGTTCGAGTACGCTCCGGACGTCGTCCGCGACAAGGAGAAGCTCCCCGAGCTGCGGGCGAAGCTCGCCGAGGTCGACGTCCCCGCGCTCGCCGCGGAGCTGGAGATCGGCGAGCCGACGCTCAAGGACATCATCGAGGCCCTCGGCCGTCCCGAACGGGACCCCCGCGACGACCTGCCCAAGCCGATCTTCAAGAAGGGGGTCCTCAAGCTGGAGGACCTGACCGCCGGCATGGAGCTGAAGGGGACGGTCCTGAACGTCGTCGACTTCGGCGCGTTCGTGGACATCGGCCTGAAGGACTCCGGGCTGGTGCACATCAGCCAGCTCGCCAACCGCTACATCAAGAGCCCGCACGACGTGGTCAGCGTCGGCGACGTGGTCACCGTCTGGGTGATGTCGGTCGACCAGGACCGCAAGCGGGTCTCCCTGACGATGGTCAAGCCCGGCACCGAACGCCATCGCGGCCCCGGCGGCCCGTCCGGCGGCGGTCGTCGCGGCGAAGGGGCGCCCCAGGGCCAGGGTGGCGAAGGTCAGGGCCGTCGCGGCCGGGGCCCGCGCCCCAGCCCGTCGAACCTGACCGCCCCCCCGTGGGCGCCGCGCCGATCG